A section of the Sphingomonas ginsenosidivorax genome encodes:
- a CDS encoding flagellar basal body rod protein FlgF — MDKLVYTAATGLKALMAAQAVTANNMANVSTIGYRADRVVFDRIDLKGGGTLETRSPTAEEVTSSDTSPGAIQQTGRPLDVALNGTDTWLAVQAADGGEAYTRRGDLQVAPSGVLQTGDGHPVIGASGPITIPPYTSISISGDGTISIVPEGGDAKAPQILDKLKLASTKGSLTSKGLDNLLHVQGGGALPEDAEGKVVGGALEGSNVNITQALVDMIQNQRNYEVQANLLKSAKDMDEGGASLMRLPS, encoded by the coding sequence ATGGACAAGCTTGTCTATACCGCGGCGACCGGGCTGAAGGCGTTGATGGCCGCGCAGGCCGTCACCGCCAACAACATGGCGAACGTGTCGACCATCGGCTACCGCGCCGACCGCGTGGTGTTCGACCGCATCGACCTGAAGGGCGGCGGCACGCTCGAGACGCGCTCGCCGACCGCGGAGGAAGTGACCTCGTCGGACACCTCGCCGGGTGCGATCCAGCAGACCGGGCGTCCGCTCGACGTCGCGCTCAACGGCACCGATACCTGGCTCGCGGTACAGGCGGCCGATGGCGGCGAGGCGTATACGCGCCGCGGCGACCTGCAGGTCGCGCCGTCGGGCGTGCTGCAGACCGGCGACGGCCATCCGGTGATCGGTGCCTCGGGCCCGATCACGATCCCGCCCTATACCTCGATCTCGATCTCGGGCGACGGCACGATCTCGATCGTCCCCGAGGGCGGCGACGCCAAGGCGCCGCAGATCCTCGACAAGCTGAAGCTCGCCAGCACCAAGGGGTCGCTGACCTCGAAGGGGCTCGACAATCTGCTCCACGTCCAGGGCGGCGGCGCGCTGCCCGAGGATGCCGAGGGCAAGGTCGTCGGCGGTGCGCTCGAGGGATCGAACGTCAACATCACGCAGGCGCTGGTCGACATGATCCAAAACCAGCGAAACTACGAAGTCCAGGCCAATCTGTTGAAGTCGGCCAAGGACATGGATGAGGGCGGTGCATCGCTGATGCGCCTGCCGAGCTAA
- a CDS encoding flagellar hook assembly protein FlgD — translation MSDFDTTLGSLGIARTATATPTPAASNSQGLNQSDFLKLMTAQLKNQDPFSPVDNTQMVAQMAQMSATSGIADMNSTLKAIAAKLNATSSSDAMGYVGKTVLTEGGTAYPRSSGGIAGAVELGAAATDVVVNISDANGSVLRTLSLGAQSGGTVNYDWDGKTAAGTDAGAGPFKVEVAAANNGATVAAKSLVWAPVESVSTPASGNPVLSVTGLGSVQLSAVRSIG, via the coding sequence ATGAGCGATTTCGACACCACGCTGGGCAGCCTCGGCATCGCGCGCACCGCGACGGCGACCCCGACGCCGGCCGCGAGCAACTCGCAGGGCCTGAACCAGTCCGACTTCCTCAAGCTGATGACCGCGCAGCTGAAGAACCAGGATCCGTTCAGCCCAGTCGACAACACGCAGATGGTCGCGCAGATGGCGCAGATGTCGGCGACGTCCGGCATCGCCGACATGAACTCGACGCTGAAGGCGATCGCGGCGAAGCTCAACGCGACCTCGTCGTCGGACGCGATGGGCTATGTCGGCAAGACCGTTCTGACCGAGGGCGGCACCGCCTATCCGCGGTCGAGCGGCGGGATCGCCGGTGCGGTCGAGCTGGGCGCTGCGGCGACCGACGTCGTCGTCAACATCTCGGACGCCAACGGATCGGTGCTGCGCACGCTGTCGCTCGGCGCGCAGTCGGGCGGCACGGTCAATTACGACTGGGACGGCAAGACCGCGGCCGGCACCGACGCCGGCGCGGGCCCGTTCAAGGTCGAGGTCGCCGCCGCCAACAACGGCGCGACCGTCGCCGCGAAATCGCTGGTCTGGGCGCCGGTCGAGTCCGTCTCGACGCCGGCCTCGGGCAACCCCGTCCTTTCCGTGACCGGCCTCGGCTCGGTCCAACTCTCCGCCGTTCGCTCGATCGGCTAA
- the flgC gene encoding flagellar basal body rod protein FlgC → MSNQPMTIFQVAGRAMSAQLVRMNTTASNLANAGSSSSTEATAYRTMKPVFRTSFDRATGMATVDVERIVSAGEGPTKRYDPANPMADKDGNVFDAAVDQSRELVDMMETARTYQNNVEVMQTAKSLIIDTLKMGN, encoded by the coding sequence ATGTCGAACCAGCCGATGACGATCTTCCAGGTCGCAGGCCGCGCGATGTCCGCGCAGCTCGTGCGGATGAACACCACCGCGTCCAACCTCGCCAATGCCGGCAGCTCGTCGAGCACCGAGGCCACCGCCTATCGCACGATGAAGCCGGTGTTCCGCACCAGCTTCGACCGCGCGACCGGCATGGCCACGGTCGATGTCGAGCGCATCGTCAGCGCGGGCGAGGGCCCGACCAAGCGCTACGACCCCGCCAACCCGATGGCGGACAAGGACGGCAACGTCTTCGACGCCGCGGTCGACCAGTCGCGCGAGCTCGTCGACATGATGGAGACCGCGCGCACCTACCAGAACAACGTCGAAGTCATGCAGACCGCCAAGTCGCTGATCATCGACACGCTGAAGATGGGCAATTGA
- a CDS encoding flagellar hook protein FlgE → MTFYTSLSGLQAAQTDMSVISHNIANVATNGFKKSQATFADVIASNVALDPRHMIGSGVVVQANRQQFGEGSLTATSSALDLAISGDSFFTVKSAGAGGNVNYTRNGAFQVDNSRTIVDSSGNALQAFPVDASGGATGTTLTSVQLPETSGTPVATKAVTLATNLSAAAKAPATTAFSRLDASSYNSATATTIYDSAGNAKTMTSYFVRDPATANADGTATQVNAWTMYNYVGDTALTAGGSAGVPVIFDAAGKMATPAAAVAYDAFTPLGGTAQTLSLNLAGTTQTASAFSVASRSQDGASVGKLQSVAVDDAGVISASFSNGDTLALGKVALANFTDPTGLRQQGDNYWTATGISGAPTMGGSGDSGFGQLKSSMLEGSNVDITAELVALISAQRNFQANSKALDTQNKITDTIYNIQS, encoded by the coding sequence ATGACTTTCTACACTTCGCTCAGCGGGCTCCAGGCAGCACAGACCGACATGTCGGTGATCTCGCACAACATCGCCAACGTCGCGACCAACGGCTTCAAGAAGAGCCAGGCGACGTTCGCCGACGTCATCGCGTCGAACGTCGCGCTCGATCCCCGCCACATGATCGGGTCGGGCGTGGTCGTGCAGGCCAACCGCCAGCAGTTCGGCGAAGGCTCGCTGACCGCGACCTCGTCCGCGCTCGACCTCGCCATCTCGGGCGACAGCTTCTTCACGGTGAAGTCGGCAGGCGCCGGCGGCAACGTCAACTACACGCGCAACGGCGCGTTCCAGGTCGACAACAGCCGTACCATCGTCGACAGCTCGGGCAACGCGCTGCAGGCGTTCCCGGTCGACGCCTCGGGCGGCGCCACCGGCACCACGCTGACCAGCGTCCAGCTGCCCGAGACCAGCGGCACGCCCGTCGCGACCAAGGCGGTGACGCTCGCGACCAACCTGAGCGCGGCGGCGAAGGCGCCCGCGACGACGGCGTTCAGCCGCCTCGACGCGTCGAGCTACAACAGCGCGACCGCGACGACGATCTACGACTCGGCGGGCAATGCGAAGACGATGACGAGCTATTTCGTCCGCGATCCCGCCACCGCCAACGCCGATGGCACGGCGACGCAGGTCAATGCCTGGACGATGTACAATTATGTCGGCGACACCGCGCTCACCGCGGGCGGCTCGGCCGGCGTGCCGGTCATCTTCGATGCCGCGGGCAAGATGGCGACGCCGGCCGCTGCGGTCGCGTACGATGCGTTCACGCCGCTGGGCGGGACGGCGCAGACGCTGTCGCTCAACCTGGCGGGCACGACGCAGACCGCGTCGGCCTTCTCGGTCGCCAGCCGCAGCCAGGACGGCGCGAGCGTCGGCAAGCTGCAGAGCGTCGCGGTCGACGATGCGGGCGTGATCAGCGCCAGCTTTTCGAACGGCGACACCCTGGCGCTGGGCAAGGTGGCGCTCGCCAACTTCACCGATCCGACGGGGCTGCGCCAGCAGGGCGACAACTACTGGACCGCGACCGGCATCTCGGGCGCGCCGACGATGGGCGGGTCGGGCGACAGCGGCTTCGGCCAGCTCAAGTCGAGCATGCTCGAGGGATCGAACGTCGACATCACCGCCGAACTCGTCGCGCTGATCTCGGCGCAGCGCAACTTTCAGGCGAACAGCAAGGCGCTCGATACGCAGAACAAGATCACCGACACCATCTACAACATCCAGAGCTGA
- the flgG gene encoding flagellar basal-body rod protein FlgG, whose product MSSAAMHIARTGLDAQDMRMRVISNNLANVNTTGYKKDRAAFETLAYQVVTTPGAQSTAETKYATGLNLGTGVRVQGTERIDTQGSLSTTGNSLDVALDGNGYFQVQLPGGELGYTRAGNFSRSAEGLLVTSEGYQVQPGITVPEGATAITIGTDGTVSATVAGQTEPSQIGQIQVASFPNAAGLLAKGDNYLAETAASGAANLGIAGQEGRGNIRQGMLEASNVNVVEELVDMIETQRAYEVNSKMISASDDMLKYINQNV is encoded by the coding sequence ATGAGCAGCGCAGCAATGCACATCGCACGCACCGGGCTCGACGCCCAGGACATGCGGATGCGCGTCATCTCGAACAACCTCGCGAACGTGAACACCACCGGGTACAAGAAGGACCGGGCGGCGTTCGAGACGCTCGCCTATCAGGTCGTGACCACGCCCGGCGCGCAGAGCACCGCCGAGACGAAATATGCGACCGGGCTCAACCTCGGCACCGGCGTGCGCGTCCAGGGCACCGAGCGGATCGATACGCAGGGGTCGCTGTCGACCACAGGCAATTCGCTCGACGTCGCGCTCGACGGCAATGGCTATTTCCAGGTGCAGCTGCCGGGCGGCGAGCTCGGCTATACCCGCGCGGGCAATTTCTCGCGGTCTGCCGAGGGCCTGCTGGTGACGTCGGAGGGCTATCAGGTCCAGCCCGGCATCACCGTTCCCGAAGGCGCGACCGCGATCACGATCGGCACCGACGGCACCGTGTCGGCGACCGTCGCCGGGCAGACCGAGCCGTCGCAGATCGGCCAGATCCAGGTCGCGAGCTTCCCGAACGCAGCGGGGCTGCTGGCGAAGGGCGACAACTACCTCGCCGAGACCGCAGCGAGCGGCGCGGCCAATCTCGGCATCGCCGGGCAGGAGGGCCGCGGCAACATCCGCCAGGGGATGCTCGAGGCGTCGAACGTCAACGTCGTCGAGGAACTCGTCGACATGATCGAGACGCAGCGCGCCTACGAGGTCAATTCGAAGATGATCTCGGCCAGCGACGACATGCTCAAGTACATCAACCAGAACGTCTGA